One window of Vespula pensylvanica isolate Volc-1 chromosome 15, ASM1446617v1, whole genome shotgun sequence genomic DNA carries:
- the LOC122634619 gene encoding uncharacterized protein LOC122634619, producing MKLTLFTLLALCLIAVCRSADEEYDYEEEPVAAVTPAPSKPAGGRLGGLLSSRGRVNVGGRKATPTQSTTAKPVEPQPLEEEEEGEEPLEEIHEQEEIVTTTTESLKKVRGGVRPFRSNEDLIAALKRRRAQTGPSSHTRETSGTQAQTESTTPKSRTSTSSRNKAGNSGGGESRTTTASRGRFGSSRGKPVQEEVEETQQEEIQVKPKPYRRG from the exons ATGAAACTTACGCTCTTCAC atTATTAGCTTTGTGCCTAATAGCTGTCTGCAGGTCAGCCGATGAGGAATACGATTACGAAGAAGAGCCAGTGGCTGCTGTGACTCCAGCCCCAAGCAAACCGGCAGGTGGCAGATTAGGAGGACTTTTATCCTCGAGAGGACGAGTCAACGTTGGTGGAAGAAAAGCAACGCCA ACTCAGTCTACAACCGCTAAACCAGTCGAGCCACAACCattggaagaggaagaagagggtgAGGAACCGCTCGAAGAGATTCACGAACAAGAGGAAATCGTCACTACGACGACCGAATCTTTAAAAAAGGTTCGAGGCGGTGTCAGACCATTtag ATCAAACGAGGATCTTATAGCCGCGTTGAAGAGGCGACGTGCTCAGACTGGACCAAGTAGTCATACTCGGGAAACCTCAGGGACACAGGCCCAAACGGAATCAACGACTCCGAAGTCGAG AACGTCGACGAGCAGTCGCAATAAAGCTGGAAATTCGGGTGGTGGAGAATCAAGGACAACAACGGCAAGCCGTGGCAGATTTGGTTCATCGAGAGGTAAACCTGTTCAAGAAGAGGTCGAGGAAACGCAACAAGAAGAAATCCAAGTTAAACCTAAACCTTATCGTAGGGGATAG